A window from bacterium encodes these proteins:
- a CDS encoding BrnA antitoxin family protein, whose translation MPKRKSLPNFGSSKAAGEWLDTHSTADLYAKPVKFSVSRNLQVLVVDAQGYPIESVSLKKRMSQQIRQIAAQEGVSPEWLVQNWLREKIRERLHIPR comes from the coding sequence ATGCCAAAGCGTAAAAGCCTGCCCAATTTTGGCAGCTCCAAGGCGGCGGGTGAATGGCTTGACACACACTCCACCGCTGATTTGTATGCCAAACCAGTAAAATTCTCGGTCTCGCGGAATCTGCAAGTTCTCGTCGTCGACGCACAAGGCTATCCGATTGAAAGCGTATCACTCAAGAAGCGGATGAGCCAACAGATTCGCCAGATTGCAGCGCAAGAGGGTGTTTCGCCTGAATGGCTTGTGCAGAATTGGCTGCGGGAAAAAATACGCGAGCGCTTACACATTCCGAGATAA
- a CDS encoding BrnT family toxin: MAIPQEFAEKIWRKHHVEEYEIREVLLSRGGSFRRLEKGRVAGENLFGAYGQTSNGRYLSIFFIYKLNLDAFVISARDMDKKERRRYAKA; the protein is encoded by the coding sequence GTGGCCATTCCGCAAGAATTCGCCGAAAAAATATGGCGCAAGCATCATGTCGAGGAGTATGAAATACGTGAAGTTTTGTTATCACGCGGTGGGAGTTTTAGAAGATTGGAAAAAGGCCGCGTTGCCGGTGAAAACCTCTTTGGCGCATACGGCCAGACTTCGAACGGACGGTATTTAAGCATCTTTTTCATCTACAAACTCAATCTGGATGCTTTTGTGATCAGTGCTCGCGACATGGACAAGAAAGAGAGAAGACGATATGCCAAAGCGTAA
- a CDS encoding CPXCG motif-containing cysteine-rich protein, whose amino-acid sequence MHPVRWYCARCSEINETLVDPSAGFEQEYVEDCAVCCRPNVIFINIDEESLRLTLRNELEYE is encoded by the coding sequence TTGCATCCCGTGAGGTGGTATTGCGCCCGCTGCAGCGAGATCAACGAAACCCTGGTCGATCCCTCCGCCGGTTTCGAACAGGAATATGTCGAAGACTGCGCCGTGTGCTGCCGCCCGAATGTGATCTTCATCAACATTGACGAAGAAAGCCTGCGGCTCACGCTGCGCAATGAGTTGGAGTATGAATGA
- a CDS encoding PQQ-dependent sugar dehydrogenase yields MKTAASLLPGLLSLFCLACPQAGDLPTDSNGASEDIFNRFTTQRVLSAASLPAMTTCLEFFPNSAEFLVLGKAGEVYHFVLIADSAALLGTFVLPEVAPAPAEIGLTDVAFDPQFALNGFVYFCFSTGDNRWNRIVRVQWSNNYQATANSLAIILNVDRLAPGRAWHGIYSLAFGADGYLYAALGDATQSQYAQDPTSLLGKLIRIAPRASGGYDIPADNPYRADPNVRDEIAALGLRSPLRLLAWRDRLLISDVGSNQFEEINFYTGGQANFGWPECEGVCSQPGFRNPILAISHRDPTYQNEDPETIGELRHSLALGVVYEGAGEDPYNDLLDGRLLFNDVFLGYVRAVKISPAGELADNRHIFHLTGVTSMALGPQGWIYGAALFEPQIFRIVVKPAG; encoded by the coding sequence ATGAAAACTGCTGCCTCTCTTCTTCCCGGCCTGCTCAGCCTGTTTTGCCTGGCCTGCCCGCAAGCGGGCGATCTGCCGACGGACAGCAACGGCGCGAGCGAGGATATTTTCAACCGTTTCACCACGCAACGCGTGCTCTCCGCGGCCAGCCTGCCTGCGATGACCACTTGCCTCGAGTTCTTCCCCAATTCCGCCGAGTTTCTGGTTTTGGGCAAGGCCGGCGAGGTTTACCATTTCGTGCTCATCGCCGATTCGGCGGCCTTGCTCGGCACGTTTGTGCTGCCGGAGGTGGCGCCGGCACCCGCGGAGATTGGCTTGACCGATGTGGCTTTCGATCCGCAGTTCGCGCTGAATGGCTTCGTCTACTTTTGTTTCAGCACGGGCGACAATCGCTGGAATCGCATCGTGCGCGTGCAATGGTCGAACAACTATCAGGCCACGGCCAATTCCCTGGCCATCATTTTGAACGTCGATCGCCTGGCGCCGGGGCGGGCATGGCACGGGATCTATTCTCTCGCATTCGGCGCCGACGGCTATCTCTACGCGGCGCTGGGCGACGCGACGCAGTCACAATACGCGCAGGATCCCACTTCGTTGCTGGGCAAGCTCATCCGCATTGCGCCGCGGGCCAGCGGCGGCTATGACATTCCCGCTGACAACCCGTATCGTGCCGATCCCAACGTGCGCGATGAGATCGCGGCTCTGGGCCTGCGCAGTCCCCTGCGGCTGTTGGCCTGGCGGGACCGGCTGCTGATTTCCGACGTTGGCTCGAATCAGTTTGAAGAAATCAACTTCTACACCGGCGGCCAGGCGAATTTCGGCTGGCCGGAATGTGAGGGCGTGTGCAGCCAACCGGGATTCCGCAATCCCATCCTCGCCATCAGTCATCGCGATCCAACTTATCAAAATGAAGATCCCGAGACCATCGGCGAATTGCGGCATTCGTTGGCGCTGGGCGTGGTGTACGAGGGCGCGGGTGAAGACCCGTACAATGATTTGCTCGACGGCCGGCTGCTGTTCAACGATGTCTTTCTCGGCTACGTGCGCGCCGTGAAAATCTCGCCCGCGGGCGAGCTTGCGGACAACCGGCACATCTTTCATCTCACCGGCGTGACCAGCATGGCCTTGGGGCCGCAGGGTTGGATCTATGGCGCGGCGCTGTTCGAGCCGCAGATTTTTCGCATTGTGGTGAAGCCCGCCGGCTGA
- a CDS encoding HNH endonuclease, which produces MGSLNRHVLILNQNYEPMSVITAKKAIVLIVLGKAEIIERHPLWEVRSVRSSLPFPSIVRLVTYIHIPRKRVILSRKNIIKRDNGRCQYCGTSQRPLTVDHVLPKNRGGEDSWENLVCACVYCNNRKGNRTPEEARMPMLRKPQRPNQLYFIQHFIGIGDERWKPYLFMN; this is translated from the coding sequence ATGGGCAGTCTGAATCGACATGTGCTCATCCTCAATCAGAACTATGAGCCGATGAGCGTCATCACCGCAAAGAAGGCGATTGTGCTGATCGTATTGGGCAAGGCGGAGATCATCGAGCGCCATCCGCTGTGGGAAGTGCGGTCGGTGCGGTCGTCGTTGCCGTTTCCCAGCATCGTGCGACTGGTTACCTACATTCACATTCCCCGCAAGCGGGTGATTCTCTCACGCAAGAACATCATCAAGCGCGACAACGGCCGCTGCCAATACTGCGGCACCTCGCAGCGTCCGCTGACCGTGGATCACGTGCTGCCGAAAAACCGCGGCGGCGAGGATTCCTGGGAGAATTTGGTCTGCGCCTGTGTGTATTGCAACAACCGCAAGGGAAATCGCACGCCGGAAGAGGCGCGCATGCCAATGCTGCGCAAACCGCAAAGGCCGAACCAGCTTTACTTCATCCAGCATTTTATCGGCATTGGCGATGAGCGTTGGAAGCCCTACCTCTTCATGAACTAG
- the trpS gene encoding tryptophan--tRNA ligase, with amino-acid sequence MIKKRILSGMRPTGRLHLGHYVGALENWVELQTTYQNFHLVADYHSLTTSLDTAQLYRNTIDMVIDWLAAGIDPVRSPIFRQSQIKEHAELYLIFGMLITKERLERNPTVKEQARDLNLETLIYGHLGYPVLQAADILLYKGEAVPVGEDQAPHVEITREIARKFNSQYGPVFPEPEVKLTKFARLPGLDGQAKMSKSLGNTIALSDSPEQIQALMRKAVTDPQKIRRGDPGRPDICLVFTYHNKFNAGEVSEIRAGCESGRLGCVECKNRCAARIAEFLAPMREKRSYYENHLGEVKDVLADGERRAQGEARQTMAEVRRAMQLGEIESAPSGAHP; translated from the coding sequence ATGATCAAGAAACGCATCCTCAGCGGCATGCGGCCGACCGGCCGGCTGCACCTCGGCCACTACGTCGGCGCACTCGAAAACTGGGTCGAGCTGCAAACAACCTATCAGAATTTCCACCTGGTCGCCGACTATCACTCGCTCACCACCAGCCTGGATACGGCGCAACTTTACCGCAATACCATCGATATGGTGATCGACTGGCTGGCGGCCGGCATCGACCCGGTGCGCAGTCCGATCTTCCGCCAGTCGCAAATCAAGGAGCATGCCGAGTTGTATTTGATCTTCGGCATGCTGATCACCAAGGAACGCCTGGAACGCAACCCCACGGTGAAGGAACAGGCGCGTGATCTCAATCTCGAGACGCTGATTTACGGCCATCTCGGCTATCCGGTGTTGCAAGCCGCGGATATTTTGCTGTACAAGGGCGAGGCCGTGCCGGTCGGCGAGGATCAGGCGCCGCACGTGGAAATCACCCGCGAGATTGCGCGCAAGTTCAACAGCCAGTACGGCCCGGTATTCCCGGAGCCGGAGGTCAAGCTCACGAAATTCGCGCGCCTGCCGGGATTGGACGGCCAGGCGAAGATGAGCAAATCGCTGGGCAACACCATCGCGCTGTCGGATTCTCCCGAACAGATTCAGGCGCTAATGCGCAAAGCCGTTACCGATCCGCAGAAGATTCGGCGCGGCGATCCCGGCCGGCCTGACATTTGCCTGGTCTTTACTTATCACAACAAGTTCAATGCCGGCGAAGTCAGTGAGATTCGCGCAGGCTGCGAGAGCGGCCGCCTGGGCTGCGTGGAATGCAAGAATCGCTGCGCCGCGCGCATTGCGGAATTTCTCGCGCCGATGCGGGAGAAGCGCAGCTATTACGAGAATCATCTGGGAGAAGTGAAGGACGTTCTTGCCGACGGCGAACGGCGCGCGCAAGGAGAGGCCCGGCAGACCATGGCGGAAGTGCGCCGCGCCATGCAATTGGGGGAGATTGAAAGTGCGCCCTCCGGCGCTCATCCGTGA
- a CDS encoding segregation/condensation protein A — protein sequence MAYRVKLNTFEGPLDLLLFLIRKEEVDIYDIPIADITRQYLAYVEILQMLDLEGAGDFILMAATLIRIKAQMLLPKNPEEAEEEEEDPRQELVRRLLEYQQFKDLAGRMVALEVRERDFFSRGYFDYEVTKDQSDFLDNAIEVSLFDLITAFKNVLLRVPRETPHTIEQIPVTIEDQIDYVLQELAVHHQLLFMSLLERLPSKVYMIVTFIALLEMIRRGLVTATQSSPFGEIWLKRI from the coding sequence ATGGCTTATCGCGTCAAGCTCAATACCTTTGAAGGGCCGCTGGATCTGCTGCTCTTCCTGATTCGCAAGGAAGAAGTCGACATCTACGACATTCCGATTGCCGACATCACCCGGCAATATTTGGCCTACGTCGAGATTCTGCAAATGCTCGATCTCGAAGGCGCCGGCGATTTCATTTTGATGGCGGCCACCCTGATCCGCATCAAGGCGCAGATGCTGCTGCCGAAGAATCCCGAAGAAGCCGAGGAAGAGGAAGAAGACCCGCGCCAGGAACTGGTGCGCCGGCTGCTCGAATATCAGCAATTCAAGGATCTGGCCGGGCGCATGGTGGCATTGGAGGTGCGCGAGCGCGATTTCTTTTCGCGCGGCTATTTCGATTATGAGGTGACCAAGGATCAGTCCGACTTTCTCGACAACGCCATCGAAGTCTCGCTCTTCGACTTGATCACGGCCTTCAAGAACGTGCTGCTGCGCGTGCCGCGCGAAACCCCGCACACGATCGAGCAGATTCCGGTGACCATCGAGGATCAGATCGACTATGTGTTGCAGGAACTGGCGGTGCATCACCAGTTGCTCTTCATGAGCCTGCTGGAAAGACTGCCCAGCAAAGTCTACATGATCGTCACCTTCATTGCCTTGCTCGAGATGATACGGCGCGGCTTGGTGACGGCCACGCAATCCTCTCCGTTCGGAGAAATCTGGCTCAAAAGGATTTGA
- the scpB gene encoding SMC-Scp complex subunit ScpB: MNLNELKPIVEALVFASDSPVSVERLQETLEDIDAATIAEVITALNQDYAASERSFFIRLVGGGYHISTKPEFNTWIKKLFFGRQKYRLTQASMETLAIIAFKQPISRVDIAQIRGVNSDAVVGSLMERKLVTIVGRSEGVGRPLLYGTTPEFLKYFGINDLAELPKPREIEELFSKEGLPDEVAQLLAETDKQLSLPISFEGESAREAEPAEPVAGRSPAATAVLPTAADTSAQENESLEDEAASAHPTTTNVVETVPPLAGIDDETVARSAGAERKGAAAWAASGVTAVAVSELVGEPAQAEPRDLIDTLPDLVIPGTTESEEGVGFYGLFADAPEISARTDEPAPKPDFDNAAEAEELEALVHLTEQEPATLLPELSKPAAEPEVGTDTTELAAMEFNIREPDFTAADPLSQAADTLPARFASEQDLGTTREFALLDGSLIDKESVAEEPPAPAWNEDLQSTGEIMLAAIAGMDQEPEAERTAPAGDFSLLAFAAGEEQESPAAEPAAEIDGWLGDESLSETKPAELDLLADDSTSPLRAPEEEAPEHGMPDEATSRAELEFLQSQLLPPEAENEDAASRPALPNTLFEEIFGDDMAAVSNASPEPPPAAPPASFAGEEASEEIPPPDRGAASAAAPMMDAVEPQTEPERSAPASAAQEEQPAAAAPSFFVPAPAKIGADAALAIPAANDSDRGFIRIWRKAVDWLKTTLSRFGWRMREEG, encoded by the coding sequence ATGAATCTCAACGAACTCAAGCCCATCGTGGAAGCCCTGGTGTTCGCTTCGGACTCGCCGGTGTCCGTCGAGCGCCTGCAGGAAACGCTGGAAGATATCGATGCCGCCACCATCGCGGAAGTCATCACGGCTTTGAATCAGGACTACGCCGCCAGCGAGCGCTCTTTCTTCATCCGCCTGGTGGGCGGCGGCTACCACATTTCCACCAAACCGGAATTCAACACCTGGATCAAGAAGCTGTTCTTCGGCCGGCAGAAGTATCGCCTGACGCAAGCGAGCATGGAGACGCTCGCCATCATCGCCTTCAAGCAACCGATCAGCCGGGTGGACATCGCGCAGATTCGCGGCGTCAATTCCGATGCCGTGGTCGGCTCCTTGATGGAGCGCAAGCTCGTCACCATCGTGGGCCGCTCCGAGGGCGTGGGCCGGCCGCTGCTCTACGGCACTACGCCGGAATTCCTGAAATACTTCGGCATCAATGATCTCGCGGAATTGCCCAAGCCGCGCGAAATCGAAGAATTATTCAGCAAGGAAGGCCTGCCTGATGAAGTGGCGCAGTTGCTCGCGGAAACCGACAAGCAATTGAGCCTGCCGATCAGTTTTGAGGGTGAATCAGCGCGCGAGGCCGAGCCTGCCGAGCCGGTGGCCGGCCGCTCCCCGGCTGCCACGGCGGTGTTGCCCACGGCTGCCGACACCAGTGCGCAGGAAAACGAGTCGTTGGAAGATGAAGCCGCTTCCGCCCATCCCACCACAACGAATGTGGTGGAGACGGTGCCGCCGCTCGCCGGCATTGACGATGAAACCGTGGCCCGCAGCGCCGGCGCAGAGCGCAAGGGCGCGGCCGCCTGGGCGGCCTCAGGCGTGACGGCGGTGGCGGTGAGCGAACTGGTGGGAGAACCAGCGCAGGCAGAGCCGCGCGATCTGATCGATACCTTGCCCGATCTCGTCATTCCCGGAACCACCGAGTCGGAAGAAGGCGTCGGCTTCTACGGCCTGTTTGCCGATGCGCCGGAGATTTCCGCCCGGACAGATGAACCGGCACCCAAGCCCGATTTCGACAACGCGGCCGAGGCGGAAGAATTGGAAGCGCTCGTGCATCTGACCGAACAGGAACCGGCAACCCTGCTGCCGGAATTGTCCAAACCGGCGGCCGAACCCGAAGTGGGAACCGACACCACGGAGTTGGCCGCGATGGAATTCAACATTCGCGAGCCGGATTTTACGGCCGCGGATCCGCTCAGCCAGGCCGCGGATACGCTGCCGGCGCGCTTCGCCAGTGAGCAGGATTTGGGCACCACCCGTGAATTCGCATTGCTCGACGGCAGCCTGATCGACAAAGAAAGCGTTGCGGAGGAACCGCCGGCGCCGGCGTGGAACGAGGATCTGCAAAGCACCGGCGAAATCATGCTGGCGGCCATTGCCGGCATGGACCAAGAGCCGGAAGCGGAACGCACGGCGCCGGCCGGCGACTTCAGTCTGCTTGCCTTTGCGGCCGGTGAAGAGCAGGAATCGCCTGCGGCAGAGCCGGCCGCCGAGATTGACGGCTGGCTGGGTGATGAATCCTTGAGCGAGACCAAGCCGGCAGAGTTGGACCTTCTTGCCGACGATTCGACTTCGCCATTGCGCGCGCCGGAAGAGGAGGCGCCCGAGCACGGCATGCCGGATGAGGCAACCAGCCGCGCCGAGCTTGAGTTTTTGCAGTCGCAACTGCTGCCGCCCGAGGCGGAAAACGAGGACGCTGCGTCGCGGCCGGCGTTGCCCAATACCCTCTTTGAGGAAATTTTCGGTGATGACATGGCGGCGGTGAGCAATGCGTCGCCTGAGCCGCCGCCTGCTGCTCCCCCTGCGAGTTTTGCCGGGGAGGAGGCAAGTGAAGAAATCCCGCCGCCTGACCGCGGCGCGGCGAGTGCCGCCGCGCCCATGATGGACGCCGTTGAGCCGCAAACCGAACCCGAGCGCAGCGCGCCGGCAAGCGCTGCGCAAGAAGAACAACCAGCGGCTGCGGCGCCCTCTTTTTTCGTGCCAGCCCCGGCGAAGATCGGGGCAGACGCAGCGCTCGCGATACCGGCAGCGAATGATTCCGACCGCGGCTTCATTCGAATTTGGCGCAAAGCCGTGGATTGGCTCAAGACCACCTTGTCCCGCTTCGGCTGGCGGATGAGGGAAGAAGGGTAG
- a CDS encoding rRNA pseudouridine synthase has protein sequence MKLSAASESPGLIRLNRYLAQTGLCSRREADRWIAAGFVKVNGKTVTELGRQVDASRDVVQARGETLRPSLALTYIMLNKPVGYLTTASDEQGRLTVFHLVKTPVRVFPVGRLDRDSEGLLLLTNDGDLSYRLTHPRFKVPKVYRVALREELPERAAKMLARGVRIDDSRRPVAGELRFPSPHDRRWCEITIQEGRNRQVRKMFAAVGCSVQRLQRIQIGPLRLGNLRVGAWRYLESKEVRLLNQAMGVSDGNSQ, from the coding sequence ATGAAACTTTCCGCCGCTTCTGAATCGCCCGGCCTCATTCGCCTGAATCGCTATTTGGCGCAGACCGGGTTGTGTTCACGCCGCGAAGCTGACCGTTGGATTGCGGCGGGATTCGTCAAGGTCAACGGCAAGACCGTGACCGAGCTTGGCCGCCAGGTGGATGCCAGCCGCGACGTGGTACAGGCGCGCGGTGAAACCTTGCGCCCCAGCCTGGCGCTGACGTACATCATGCTCAACAAACCGGTTGGCTATCTCACCACCGCGAGCGACGAGCAGGGCCGGCTGACGGTTTTTCATCTCGTCAAGACGCCGGTGCGCGTGTTTCCGGTGGGGCGGCTGGATCGTGACAGCGAAGGCCTGTTGCTGCTGACCAACGACGGCGATCTGTCCTACCGTCTCACGCATCCGCGCTTCAAAGTGCCGAAAGTCTATCGCGTCGCTTTGAGGGAGGAGCTGCCGGAACGCGCCGCCAAAATGCTGGCGCGTGGCGTGCGCATCGATGATTCGCGGCGGCCGGTGGCCGGTGAGTTGCGCTTTCCGAGTCCGCACGACCGGCGCTGGTGTGAGATCACCATCCAGGAAGGTCGCAATCGCCAGGTGCGGAAGATGTTTGCGGCGGTCGGCTGTAGCGTGCAGCGGTTGCAGCGCATTCAAATCGGCCCATTGCGGCTGGGCAATCTGCGGGTGGGGGCTTGGCGGTATCTTGAATCCAAGGAAGTGCGGCTGTTGAACCAGGCGATGGGTGTGAGCGATGGAAATTCACAATAA
- a CDS encoding short-chain dehydrogenase, whose translation MEIHNKTVLILGGWGLVGMAVCRQALSEHPKELIVASLSEAEARDAVMQLSQEYEGPCRITAVWGNIFVRDALQGKSRQEILQDAALRAMLIEDVLGELNEAILERSLLFQIIHQYRPNIVVDCVNSATAVAYQDVFASYYRISGHLQEVKTQQAYSVPFVAEVEKLLCTLYVPQVIRHVQILYEAMRRARTEVYVKVGTSGTGGMGLNIPYTHSEEKPSRVLLSKSSIAGAHTMLLFLMARTPDAPITKEIKPTAAIAWKRIAYGPVLRQGKPIPLYDCPPQAAVALSDKLLLKEETAGGSAWQALGGEVLKSVFVDTGENGIFSLGEFTAISDSGQMEFVTPEEIARNILYEVKGGNTGHDIINALDNSVMGPTYRAGVMRASVLQQMKELAAAHEADSVAFELLGPPRLSKLLFEAHLLKLAYQTLAGVRAQNPEEMATRLEAEIMRNSRLRAEIISIGIPILLTDGRHLLRGPDIKIPPFRGHNVLDLTPAHLEQWAHDGWVDLRVANMRRWQARVEKLEEEMQAIPEHETSSRYFRNRRYWLEDGGIDIGKLVGWIFSTEEKGARMKE comes from the coding sequence ATGGAAATTCACAATAAGACAGTTTTGATACTCGGCGGTTGGGGGCTGGTGGGGATGGCGGTCTGCCGCCAGGCGCTGAGCGAACACCCGAAAGAGCTGATCGTGGCCTCGCTGTCCGAAGCCGAGGCGCGCGATGCGGTCATGCAACTCAGCCAGGAGTATGAGGGACCCTGCCGGATCACGGCAGTGTGGGGCAACATTTTCGTGCGCGACGCATTGCAGGGCAAGTCCCGCCAGGAAATTTTGCAGGACGCAGCCCTGCGCGCGATGCTGATTGAAGACGTGTTGGGCGAGTTGAACGAGGCAATTCTCGAGCGTTCCTTGTTGTTTCAGATTATTCATCAGTACCGGCCCAACATCGTTGTCGATTGCGTGAACTCGGCCACCGCGGTGGCCTATCAGGATGTGTTTGCGAGCTATTACCGCATCAGCGGCCATCTGCAGGAAGTGAAAACGCAGCAGGCGTATTCCGTGCCCTTCGTCGCCGAAGTCGAGAAACTGCTGTGCACGCTCTACGTGCCGCAGGTGATTCGGCACGTGCAGATTCTGTATGAGGCCATGCGCCGCGCCCGCACGGAAGTCTACGTCAAAGTCGGCACCAGCGGCACCGGCGGCATGGGCTTGAACATTCCCTACACCCATTCGGAAGAGAAGCCTTCGCGCGTGCTGCTGAGCAAATCTTCGATTGCGGGCGCGCACACCATGCTGCTCTTTCTCATGGCGCGCACGCCCGATGCGCCGATCACCAAGGAGATCAAGCCCACCGCGGCAATCGCATGGAAGCGCATCGCCTACGGTCCGGTGCTGCGCCAGGGCAAGCCGATTCCGCTGTATGATTGCCCGCCGCAGGCGGCGGTGGCACTCAGCGACAAACTGCTGCTGAAGGAAGAGACCGCCGGCGGCAGCGCCTGGCAGGCGCTCGGCGGCGAAGTGCTCAAATCGGTTTTCGTGGACACCGGCGAGAACGGCATTTTCTCATTGGGTGAATTCACTGCGATCTCCGACTCCGGGCAAATGGAATTCGTCACGCCCGAGGAAATTGCGCGCAACATTCTCTATGAAGTGAAGGGCGGCAACACCGGCCATGACATCATCAATGCGCTCGACAATTCGGTGATGGGGCCGACGTATCGCGCCGGCGTCATGCGCGCCTCGGTGCTGCAGCAGATGAAGGAATTGGCGGCCGCGCATGAGGCCGACAGCGTGGCGTTTGAGCTGCTCGGCCCGCCGCGCCTTTCCAAGCTGCTCTTTGAAGCGCATCTGCTCAAGCTCGCGTACCAGACGCTGGCGGGCGTGCGCGCGCAGAATCCGGAGGAAATGGCCACACGATTGGAAGCCGAGATCATGCGCAATTCCCGCCTGCGCGCCGAGATCATTTCCATCGGCATTCCGATTTTGCTGACCGACGGCCGGCACCTGCTGCGCGGACCGGACATCAAGATTCCGCCGTTTCGCGGCCACAACGTGCTCGATCTCACGCCCGCCCATCTCGAACAGTGGGCGCACGACGGCTGGGTGGATCTGCGCGTGGCCAACATGCGCCGGTGGCAGGCCCGGGTGGAAAAACTCGAGGAAGAGATGCAAGCCATTCCGGAGCATGAAACCAGTTCACGTTACTTCCGCAACCGCCGCTACTGGCTGGAAGATGGCGGCATCGACATCGGCAAGCTGGTGGGATGGATTTTCTCCACGGAGGAAAAAGGCGCACGCATGAAGGAATGA
- the cmk gene encoding (d)CMP kinase, which translates to MIETTSQEQATPPAHAQTSERRPIIAIDGPAGSGKSTTARLLARRLGFTYLDTGAFYRALTLKILEAQIPPDHQAAVVTEAQRTHIAIKSDPDGDRVYLDGRDVTTRIRDPHVTNAIAPISGNPGVREVMVKRQREIGRKGGVVMEGRDIGTVVFPEADLKVFMNASLDERTRRRQRELEAKGLHKDFQTLRREIEIRDEKDSRRAVAPLRPAEDAIILDTTNLTLEQQVDFIIAALQRKLA; encoded by the coding sequence ATGATCGAAACCACGTCGCAGGAGCAAGCAACACCTCCCGCTCACGCGCAAACCAGTGAACGGCGCCCGATCATCGCGATCGATGGGCCGGCCGGCTCGGGCAAGAGCACCACGGCCCGGCTGCTGGCGCGGCGCTTGGGCTTCACCTATTTGGATACCGGCGCGTTCTATCGCGCCTTGACTTTGAAAATTCTGGAAGCGCAGATCCCGCCCGACCATCAGGCCGCCGTGGTGACGGAGGCCCAACGCACGCACATCGCGATCAAGAGTGATCCGGACGGCGATCGCGTGTATCTCGACGGCCGGGACGTGACCACGCGCATTCGCGACCCGCACGTCACCAATGCCATCGCGCCCATTTCGGGCAACCCCGGCGTGCGCGAAGTGATGGTGAAGCGGCAGCGCGAAATCGGCCGCAAGGGCGGGGTAGTGATGGAAGGCCGCGACATCGGCACCGTCGTTTTTCCGGAGGCCGATCTCAAAGTCTTCATGAACGCCTCGCTGGACGAGCGCACGCGCCGGCGCCAGCGCGAGTTGGAGGCCAAAGGGCTGCACAAGGATTTTCAGACGTTGCGGCGTGAGATCGAAATCCGCGACGAAAAAGATTCCCGGCGGGCGGTGGCACCGTTGCGGCCGGCCGAAGATGCCATCATCCTTGACACGACCAACTTGACGCTGGAGCAGCAAGTCGATTTTATCATCGCGGCGCTGCAGCGCAAGCTGGCGTAG
- a CDS encoding 1-acyl-sn-glycerol-3-phosphate acyltransferase, producing MKRLIFRFSQFLVRVYLTALFRIEVRGQANIPRRGRILIAANHISGYDPPLVGCLIPRVVYFMAKKELFRIPLLGPLIRFFNAIPTDRTGASLPTVRRVETLLAAEQAVLVFPEGTRVRSGRLGTPKAGVGMLAVRNHTDIVPVYLDGLYRKRGFRLRRPRVQVVFGEPLRVAAFLGNGAADKEIYLAVAAAVNARIAELAAPHNE from the coding sequence GTGAAGCGGTTGATCTTCCGATTCTCCCAGTTTTTGGTGCGGGTCTATCTCACCGCGCTCTTTCGCATTGAAGTGCGGGGCCAGGCGAACATTCCGCGGCGCGGCCGCATTCTGATCGCGGCGAACCACATTTCGGGTTACGATCCGCCGCTGGTCGGCTGCTTGATTCCGCGCGTGGTCTATTTCATGGCCAAGAAGGAATTGTTTCGCATCCCGCTGTTGGGGCCGTTGATTCGCTTTTTCAACGCCATCCCCACCGACCGCACCGGCGCCAGCCTGCCAACCGTGCGGCGGGTGGAGACGCTGTTGGCAGCGGAGCAAGCGGTGCTGGTTTTTCCCGAAGGCACGCGCGTGCGCTCCGGCCGGCTGGGCACGCCCAAGGCCGGGGTGGGCATGCTGGCGGTGCGCAATCACACCGACATCGTGCCGGTGTACCTCGACGGTTTATACCGGAAGCGCGGCTTCCGCTTGCGGCGGCCGCGGGTGCAGGTGGTGTTCGGTGAGCCCTTGCGGGTGGCGGCTTTTCTCGGCAACGGCGCGGCCGACAAGGAGATCTATCTCGCCGTGGCGGCCGCGGTGAATGCCCGCATCGCAGAACTGGCGGCGCCGCACAACGAGTAG